One Ilumatobacter fluminis genomic window, GCGCACATCTTCAACCTCGGCCACGGCGTCCAACCCGACACCGACCCCGGTGTTCTCGAGGCCGTCACCCGGTTCGTCCAGGAGGAGACCCGTCGATGACCACACGCACCGCCGTCGTCCTGATGGCCTACGGCACCCCGACCTCGGCCGATCAGATCGAGCCGTACTACACCGACATCCGCCGCGGGCGGCCGCCCACACCCGAACTGCTCGCCGAGCTGACGGGCCGCTACGAGGCGATCGGTGGTCTCAGCCCGCTCGCCGAGCGGACCGAGGCACAGCGTGCCGGTCTCGCCGCCGCACTCGAGGCGATCGCCCCGGGCGAGTACGAGGTCGTGATCGGTCTCAAGCACGCCGACCCGAAGATCGAGGCCACGGTCGACGCCCTCGCCGCGCAGGGTGTCGGACGGGCGGTGGGGATCGTGCTCGCCCCGCACGACTCGACCTACTCGATCGGCCAGTATCTCGACCGGTTGACCGCCGCAGCGGAACCGCACGGGATCGCCGTCGGCGGGGTGCGTTCGTGGGCGACCGAGCCGGCCTTCGTGTCGTTCATCGCCGACGATCTGGCAGCACGCCTGGCCGCGGCGCCCGATGCGACGCGGGTGTTGTTCACGGCTCACTCCCTGCCCGAGCGGATCATCGCCGCCGGTGACATCTACCCCGACGAGCTGCGCTCGACCGCCGAGGCGGTCGCCGAACGTCTCGGGTTGGCCGAAGGGTCCGACTGGCAGATCGCGTGGCAGAGCGCCGGACGGACACCCGAGCCGTGGCTCGGCCCCGACGTGCTCGAGGTCCTCGACACGCTCGGCTCCGACGACACCGTCGACGGCGTGATCGTGTCGGCGGTCGGTTTCGTCGCCGACCATCTCGAGGTGCTCTACGACCTCGACATCGAGGCAGCGCAGCGGGCGGACGAACTCGGACTCGCGTTCGACCGCACGGCGTGCGTCAACGACGACCCGACGGTGCTCGCAGCACTGGCAGCCCGGGTCCACGACGAGGCGGCCCGGCTCGGTGGCTGAGCGTCGGGCACTCGTCGTCGGCGCCGGCATCGCCGGCCTGGCGGCCGCTCGCGAACTCGTCGACGGTTTCGATCACGTCGAGATCAGAGAGGCCGACGAGCGGGTCGGCGGCAAGCTCCGGTCGTCGTCGTTCGCCGGCCTTCCCCACGTCGACGAGGGCGCCGACGCCTACCTCCTCCGTGCGCCCGACGCGAGCCGGCTCGCCGACGAGGTCGGTCTCACCGACATCGTGTCGCCCACGTCGGCGTCGGCGTCGGTGTGGCACGACGGGTTGCACGACATCCCGGGCGGCCTCGTGCTCGGCATGCCGTCGAAGGTCCGGCCGTTCGCCACGTCGTCGCTGCTGTCGTGGCGGGGCAAGGCGCGGGCTGCGCTCGAGCCGTTCCTGCCCGCCACCGACCCGGACGACTGCCTCGGCGCACTCGTACGGGCCCGGTTCGGTGACGAGGTCCAGGAACGCCTCGTCGACGCGCTCGTCGGCAGCATCTATGCCGCCGACACCGACCGCTGGAGCCTCGAGGCGGTGCCCCAACTCGCCGGACTCGCCCGCGGGAACCGCAGCCTGCTGCTCGCCGGACGTCGACGTCCCGCCCCGCCGTCGCCGGCCGGCCCGATCTTCGGTGCGCCGGCGACGTCGATGGGGAGCTTGGCGTCCGCCGCAGCAGCCGATGCCGAACGACTCGGCGTGGTCGTGCGAACCGGGACGCCCGTGTCCGCGCTCGACCGTGACGGCGACCGCTGGCGCGTCGACGACGACCCGTTCGACGCCGTCGTGCTCGCGACACCCGCGTCTGCGACGGCACGGCTGCTCGGCACGGCGGCGGCCGACGGCGCTGCGGCGATCGGCGCCATCGAGACCGCCGACGTGATCATGGTCCGCCTGGTGCAGCCCGACTGGCCCGACCGCCTGGCCGGTCGCAGCGGCTACCTCGTGCCGAAGCCCGATCAGCGGCTCGTCACGGCGGCCTCGTTCGCGTCGCAGAAGTGGGCCCACTGGCGGCCCGACGGCGGCCAGTTGCTGCGCATCTCGCTGGGACGCGACGCGTTGCCCGTCATGCACCTGTCCGATGACGAGGTGATCACCGCGGTCACCGACGAGGTCGGGCGTCACCTGTCGATCGACCTGCAACCGTCGGAGCTGGCGATCACCCGTTGGCGGGGCGCGTTCCCGCAGTACCGCCCGCATCATCACCGCCTCGTCGCGGGCGCCCGAGCGGCGCTGCCCGTCGGCGTGGCGCTCGCCGGGGCGAGCTATGACGGGATCGGGGTGCCGGCCTGCATCGCGTCGGGTCGCGCGGCCGCCGAATCGATCAAGCAATCGACTGCACGAACCGATGGAAGTCTGACATGATGGTTGTTATGCGCCCCCGGACGATCTCCCCACGTTCGCTGTTCGCGCTCGGCGTGGTCGGCATGTTGTCGCTCAGCGCCTGCAGTGGTGGCGGAGAGCCGACGGCCGAGGCGGCCGAGACGACGACCAGCACCACCACCACCGAGGTCACGACGACCACGGCAGCGCCGACCACCACGACCACGACGGTGCCGAAGTCGACGACCACCCGGGCGCCGACGACCACCACCACGCTCCCGACCGCCGAGGTCACCGAGTTGATCGCACGTGCGACCACGACCACGGTCGTCGACGAGGCCACGTTCTACGAGGCCCAAGAGACCGAACCGATCGCTCCGCCCACCGACACGTACGCCGCCGAGCCCGTCATCTCGCTGGGCCGGATCCAGATCCCGAAGATCGGGGTCGACACGACGATGTACGAGGGCATCCGCATGACGACCCTCGACGTCGGACCCGGCCACTGGCCCGGGAGTGCGATGCCCGGCCAGGCCGGCAACAACGTGATCGGCGGCCACCGTACGAGCAAGAACCGTGTCTTCCGCGACGTCGATCAGCTCGTCGCCGGCGACCAGATCATCTTCAGCGACGACAACGGCACCCACGTGTACGCCGTCAACCGGGTCGAGGTCGTCCAGCCGACCGACGTCTGGATCATCAACCCGACGCCGACGCCCACCGCCACCTTGTTCGCGTGCCACCCGCCCGGGTCGACCGCACAGCGCATCGTGGTGTTCGCCGACCTGATCAGCTGATGCCCGACCCCGCTCCGGGGCCGCCGATCTGGCGGCAACCCGTGGCAGCGGCCTCCGGTGGGCTGCTCGTCGCTCTGTCGATGCCGCCGTGGGGTTTCTGGCCGCTCGCCTTCGTCGGCACCGCCGTGTTCGGCTGGTCGATCGCCGGCGAATCGTCCCGCCGTCGTCGCGCCCTTGCCGGGTTCGCGTTCGGCATCGGGTGGATGTACCTGTCGATGGCCTGGATGTGGTTCCTGACGGTGCCCGGCTATCTCGTCGCCTGCCTGTGGTTCTCGGCCCTGCACGCCCTTGCGGCCGCCGTGGCACCGGCCGGCCGGTGGTCGCCCGTCGGACGCGCTGCCGCCCACACCTTGGCCGAGGCGCTGCGGTTCGTGTTCCCGTTCGGTGGTGTCCCGCTCGCCTCACTCGCCATCTCCCAGGCGGGCGGCCCACTGCTCGGTGTTGCCCGCCTCGGCGGGTCGCTCCTGCTCACCTGGTTCGTGTTCCAGGTCGGGTTTGCGCTGCCGGCCCTGATACGGATCGCTCGCAACGCCGCCGAGCGGCGCGACGAGTACGTCGACCCGACCGGCGTGTTCGCCGCGATCGTGGCTGCGGCGTTCGCGCTCGTCGCCGTCGTCGCCCCGGCAGGCGCCGACCGTGACGATCCGGAGCCGATCACCGTGGCGGCGGTGCAAGGCGGCGGCGAACAAGGCACGCGGGCGCTCGACGTCCCGAGCAGGGTCGTGACCGAACGCCTCGTCGAGGCGACCCGCGCCATCGAACCGTCCGACGATCTCGACCTCGTCGTCTGGCCCGAGAACGGGATCGACGTGAACGACGAGGCGTTCCTCGAGAGCGACCAGTACGCACTCGTCGCCGCCGAGGCCGCTCGCCTCGGGGTGCCGTTGTCGGTCGGCGTCACGATCGACTCCGAGTACTCCGAGCACCCGGTCGACGACAGCTTCGTCAACGCACAGGTGCTCGTGCTCCCCGACGGCGAGGTCGCCGGCTGGTACGAGAAGGTGCACATCGTGCCGTTCGGCGAGTACGTGCCGTTCCGGGGCCTGCTCGAGGCACTCGGTGCACCGCTCGAGAACGTTGCCTCCGACGCCACCGAGGGGCAGGGCCCGGCAGTGCTGCCGATGCCGTACGAGGGAACCGAGATCGAGATCGGCGTGATGATCTCGTGGGAGGTCTTCTTCGGCGACCGCGGACGCGCCGCCGACGATGGCGACTTCCTCGTCAACCCGACCAACGGCGCGAGCTACACCTGGACGATCCTGCAGACCCAGCAGGTCGCGTCGAGCCGGCTGCGCGCCGCCGAGACCGGCCGATGGGTGGTGCAGGTGGCTCCCACCGGCTTCTCGGCGTTCGTGTCACCCGACGGCGACGTGTTCGACCGCACCGACGTCGGCGAGCGGGCGGTCATCACCCGGGACATTCCCCTGCGAACCGGCACGACCTGGTACTCGTCCACCGGTGACTGGCCGTGGCGCGTGCTCCCGCTGCTCGTCCTGATCGGCGCGATCGCGCTCACGAATCGGGATCGACGGAGAGCTCGAGCCACCGATCCTCCAACTCGCTGATCTCGGCCTGGACGGCGGCGAGATCGCCACCGATCCGGGCGATCTCGTCGCGGTCGGTCGTCGAGGCCAGATCGTCGTGGAGCCGCTCGGCGCGCCGCTGCAGCTTCTCCATCGCCTGTTCGGTCCGGCGGATCTCCCGGCCGGTCGTCACCCGGGGCGGTCGTGTGTCGCCGACGGGTTTGCGAGCCGGAGCCTGCGGCTTGGCCGACCGGGCGGCGAGCCATCCCTGGACGCCGCCCGGCACCCGAGCGACCGATCCGCCGGGCTCCATCGCCAGCACGTGATCGACGGTCCGGTCGAGGAAGGTCCGGTCGTGGCTGGCGACGACGAGCGCGCCGGGCCACTCGTCGAGGAACCCCTCGAGGGCGCGCAGGGTGTCGAGGTCGAGGTCGTTCGTCGGCTCGTCGAGCACGAGCAGGTTGGGCTTCGCCGCGAGCACCATCACGAGCTGCAGACGCCGCCGCTCGCCGCCCGACAGCATCCGCACCGGCGCGTACTGCGCCGTCGAGTCGAACCAGAATCGTTCGAGCAGGACACGGTCCTCCCAGTCGGGTTGCCGGGTCGGCCCGGCGACGATCTCGCGGACGATCGCATCGGGGTCGAGCAAGGTGGTCTGCTGATCGGCGTACCCGGTGACGACGGTCGAACCACGGCGGACCGAACCCGAGTCCGGTTCGGTGCGTCCGGCGACGATGTCGAGCAGGGTCGACTTGCCGGCGCCGTTCGGACCGACCACACCGAGACGCGCACCCGGCTCGACCAGCAGGTCGATGTCGCGGAACACCTGATGCTCGCCGTAGCGCTGGCCGACGCCGACGAGTTCGAGCACCTGGTTGCCCAGTCGCGTCGTGCCGACGTCGAGGAGGAGTTCGTCACCGCGGACGCCCGCCGACTCGGGCCCGCCGGACACGAGTTCGTTCGCCGTACGCAGGCGCGCCTTCGGCTTGGACGAACGGGCCGGTGCGCCCCGACGGAGCCACTCGAGCTCTCGGCGGGCGAGAATTCGACGGGTCGCCTCCTCGCTCTCCGCACGGGCGTCGCGTTCGGCACGACCGTCGAGGTAGGTCGCATAGGCCGAGGCACCGGCGGCGGCTCGGTGGACGTACGCCGTTCCACGCTCGATCTCGACGACGCGACCATCACCGCGAGCCGTGGTCAGCCGATCCATGAGGTGACGGTCGTGAGTGATCGTCACGAGGGCTGCCGGAGCCGAGGCGAGCCGCTGCTCCAACCACTCGATCGCTTCGAGATCGAGATGGTTCGTCGGCTCGTCGAGCAGGACCAGATCGAACTCGCCGACCAGCGCACGGGCGAGAGCCACCCGCTTCGCCTGCCCGCCGGACAGCTCGTCGGTCGGCCGGTCGAGCAACGGTTGGACACCGAGCGAGGTCGCCACCGCCGCGACCTCCCATGAATCGCCCAGGTACTCGGCGACGGTGCCGGCCGGGAGCCGAGGATCCTGGTCGAGGACGGCGATCCGGACGCCGCGCCCGAAGCGGACCTCGCCCTCGTCGGGCTGCTGGGAGCCGGCGAGCAGGCGCAGCAGCGTCGACTTGCCGGATCCGTTGATGCCGACGATCGCGATCCGGTCGCCGGACGAGACCGTCAACGACAGGTCGGCGAACAGCTGCTTGTCGGGTTGGGCGATGCCGACACCGGCGAGATCGACACAGATCACCCGCACACCCTACGGACCGAGCAGTGCGTGCCGTCGCCCGCCACCCACGGGCAACGGCACGCGAACCGTCGGGGTCCCACCCCTATCTGATGACGGCGACCGGAGCGTGGCTGTGGGCGGCGACCTCGGCCGAGGTCGAGCCGAGCAGGAGCTCGGCGAACCCACCGCGGCCCCGGGAACCCACGACCACCAGATCGGCGTCGCGGGAGGCTTCGATGAGCGCGAAGCCCGGCGTCCCACGAACCGCCGCTCCGGTCGCCGTCACACCGTCGGGCGGTGGACCGACCACCTCGACGATGCGCTCGACGACGGCGTTCGCCGCCGCGTCCATCTGGTCGAGTTCGGCGACCGCCGGCGTGAACATGCCGACGGCGAGCGCCGGGAGGAACCAGGCGTGGACCACCTCGACGTGGCGGGCGCCGGGCAGGTCGTATGCCCAGCGGACGGCACGGACCGATTCGTTCTCGACGTGCTCGTCGTCGATGTCGTGATCGTCCACTCCGACCACGATTCGGGCGGGGGGAGCGACGTGGTCGCCGCGGATGACGATCACGGGCCGCTCACTGTGATGCACGACATAGTTCGCCGTCGAGCCGAGCATCATCGACATCCGGCCCTTGCCACGGTGTCCGACGACGATCATCGAGGCGTCGCGTTCGTCGGCGACACCGATCAGACCCTTG contains:
- the lnt gene encoding apolipoprotein N-acyltransferase, producing MPDPAPGPPIWRQPVAAASGGLLVALSMPPWGFWPLAFVGTAVFGWSIAGESSRRRRALAGFAFGIGWMYLSMAWMWFLTVPGYLVACLWFSALHALAAAVAPAGRWSPVGRAAAHTLAEALRFVFPFGGVPLASLAISQAGGPLLGVARLGGSLLLTWFVFQVGFALPALIRIARNAAERRDEYVDPTGVFAAIVAAAFALVAVVAPAGADRDDPEPITVAAVQGGGEQGTRALDVPSRVVTERLVEATRAIEPSDDLDLVVWPENGIDVNDEAFLESDQYALVAAEAARLGVPLSVGVTIDSEYSEHPVDDSFVNAQVLVLPDGEVAGWYEKVHIVPFGEYVPFRGLLEALGAPLENVASDATEGQGPAVLPMPYEGTEIEIGVMISWEVFFGDRGRAADDGDFLVNPTNGASYTWTILQTQQVASSRLRAAETGRWVVQVAPTGFSAFVSPDGDVFDRTDVGERAVITRDIPLRTGTTWYSSTGDWPWRVLPLLVLIGAIALTNRDRRRARATDPPTR
- the hemG gene encoding protoporphyrinogen oxidase, yielding MAERRALVVGAGIAGLAAARELVDGFDHVEIREADERVGGKLRSSSFAGLPHVDEGADAYLLRAPDASRLADEVGLTDIVSPTSASASVWHDGLHDIPGGLVLGMPSKVRPFATSSLLSWRGKARAALEPFLPATDPDDCLGALVRARFGDEVQERLVDALVGSIYAADTDRWSLEAVPQLAGLARGNRSLLLAGRRRPAPPSPAGPIFGAPATSMGSLASAAAADAERLGVVVRTGTPVSALDRDGDRWRVDDDPFDAVVLATPASATARLLGTAAADGAAAIGAIETADVIMVRLVQPDWPDRLAGRSGYLVPKPDQRLVTAASFASQKWAHWRPDGGQLLRISLGRDALPVMHLSDDEVITAVTDEVGRHLSIDLQPSELAITRWRGAFPQYRPHHHRLVAGARAALPVGVALAGASYDGIGVPACIASGRAAAESIKQSTARTDGSLT
- a CDS encoding ABC-F family ATP-binding cassette domain-containing protein produces the protein MICVDLAGVGIAQPDKQLFADLSLTVSSGDRIAIVGINGSGKSTLLRLLAGSQQPDEGEVRFGRGVRIAVLDQDPRLPAGTVAEYLGDSWEVAAVATSLGVQPLLDRPTDELSGGQAKRVALARALVGEFDLVLLDEPTNHLDLEAIEWLEQRLASAPAALVTITHDRHLMDRLTTARGDGRVVEIERGTAYVHRAAAGASAYATYLDGRAERDARAESEEATRRILARRELEWLRRGAPARSSKPKARLRTANELVSGGPESAGVRGDELLLDVGTTRLGNQVLELVGVGQRYGEHQVFRDIDLLVEPGARLGVVGPNGAGKSTLLDIVAGRTEPDSGSVRRGSTVVTGYADQQTTLLDPDAIVREIVAGPTRQPDWEDRVLLERFWFDSTAQYAPVRMLSGGERRRLQLVMVLAAKPNLLVLDEPTNDLDLDTLRALEGFLDEWPGALVVASHDRTFLDRTVDHVLAMEPGGSVARVPGGVQGWLAARSAKPQAPARKPVGDTRPPRVTTGREIRRTEQAMEKLQRRAERLHDDLASTTDRDEIARIGGDLAAVQAEISELEDRWLELSVDPDS
- a CDS encoding universal stress protein; the encoded protein is MAETPVIVEAPVIVVGVDSSAESDTAIEWARAVAPSDARIVLVHAWELPIVTGYDVVIPLDPAEIEASANAGLQAVVDELDDDRIETELVQGHAGKGLIGVADERDASMIVVGHRGKGRMSMMLGSTANYVVHHSERPVIVIRGDHVAPPARIVVGVDDHDIDDEHVENESVRAVRWAYDLPGARHVEVVHAWFLPALAVGMFTPAVAELDQMDAAANAVVERIVEVVGPPPDGVTATGAAVRGTPGFALIEASRDADLVVVGSRGRGGFAELLLGSTSAEVAAHSHAPVAVIR
- the hemH gene encoding ferrochelatase — its product is MTTRTAVVLMAYGTPTSADQIEPYYTDIRRGRPPTPELLAELTGRYEAIGGLSPLAERTEAQRAGLAAALEAIAPGEYEVVIGLKHADPKIEATVDALAAQGVGRAVGIVLAPHDSTYSIGQYLDRLTAAAEPHGIAVGGVRSWATEPAFVSFIADDLAARLAAAPDATRVLFTAHSLPERIIAAGDIYPDELRSTAEAVAERLGLAEGSDWQIAWQSAGRTPEPWLGPDVLEVLDTLGSDDTVDGVIVSAVGFVADHLEVLYDLDIEAAQRADELGLAFDRTACVNDDPTVLAALAARVHDEAARLGG
- a CDS encoding sortase, producing MRPRTISPRSLFALGVVGMLSLSACSGGGEPTAEAAETTTSTTTTEVTTTTAAPTTTTTTVPKSTTTRAPTTTTTLPTAEVTELIARATTTTVVDEATFYEAQETEPIAPPTDTYAAEPVISLGRIQIPKIGVDTTMYEGIRMTTLDVGPGHWPGSAMPGQAGNNVIGGHRTSKNRVFRDVDQLVAGDQIIFSDDNGTHVYAVNRVEVVQPTDVWIINPTPTPTATLFACHPPGSTAQRIVVFADLIS